CTTCGTCGCCGTCGCCCTGCTGGTCCGCTCGTCGGTCGCCGTCGCGCTCGGCGGGCCGCTCACGCCCGACCACGCCGGCCCCTGGGACCTGGTCGCGCTGGTCGCGGGCAGCGTGGCCTACGTCGCGGTCGACCTGGTGCTCAGCGCGGCCTGGGTGGCCCGGGTGGAGGGCGGCACCGTGCGCGCCGCCCTGGCCGACCCGGGCGGCCTGGTCGGCGGCGCCACGGTGCTCGCCGTCAACTGCACGGCCGCCCTCTCCGCGCTGCTGCTGGTGTTCGAGCCGTGGGCGCTGCTGCTGCTGGCGCCGGTCGCCGCCGCACTGCTGCACGCCACGAGCACGAGCACCCTCGCCCTCACCGAGCACGCCCGGGCCCGGGCGCTGTACAGCGCCGCTGCCGGCTGCCAGGAGGCGACGTCGCGCGAGCAGGTGCTGGCCGCGGTCGTCAGCGCCGCCGAGGAGGCCACGGCCGCCCCGGCCACCGTCGGCACGACCCCGCCCGGACCGGAGCAGGAGGGCGCCCGGGTGGCCGGGTCGGACCCCGAGACCTGGCTGGTCGTCGGCCCGCGGGCCAACCGGCACACCTTCGTCGAGGGCGACCGGACGGCCGTGGCGACGCTGGCCGCCCTGTGCGAGCAGTCGCTGGCCCGCATCGACGCGCTCGAGCAGATCCGCTGGGTGGCCGAGCACGACACCCTCACCGGCGTGCTCGACCGTGGCGCCTGGCTGGCCGAGGTCGCCCGGAGCCTCACGCCGAGCACCGCCGTGCTGTTCTGCGACGTCGACCGGTTCAAGTCGGTCAACGACACCTACGGCCACCGCGTCGGCGACCAGGT
This genomic stretch from Aquipuribacter hungaricus harbors:
- a CDS encoding diguanylate cyclase domain-containing protein, with protein sequence MTSLLAYSVHGLPLLGLLALAAPATALMSRRPLRLVGFGGAMVFSLDGAVLALVLWVSALVLPTSTGAGDLVVLGLVAWLFWLVGYTVSEATYRGRRPAVRAYNIVLSSLAGAAFVAVALLVRSSVAVALGGPLTPDHAGPWDLVALVAGSVAYVAVDLVLSAAWVARVEGGTVRAALADPGGLVGGATVLAVNCTAALSALLLVFEPWALLLLAPVAAALLHATSTSTLALTEHARARALYSAAAGCQEATSREQVLAAVVSAAEEATAAPATVGTTPPGPEQEGARVAGSDPETWLVVGPRANRHTFVEGDRTAVATLAALCEQSLARIDALEQIRWVAEHDTLTGVLDRGAWLAEVARSLTPSTAVLFCDVDRFKSVNDTYGHRVGDQVLTAVTATLRDVVGAAGTVGRLGGDEIVVLLPSAPPGTTDLLREEILSSEKLHVELPTTLLRVELSIGTATVADLGPRALDLEPDDLAEALLERADARMYADKRAGRDQPVR